The Aptenodytes patagonicus chromosome 10, bAptPat1.pri.cur, whole genome shotgun sequence genome includes a region encoding these proteins:
- the WDR93 gene encoding WD repeat-containing protein 93 has translation MAVYIQKHPLEIPPPSEKDWLKDDEEDFFLQDPDRKRDALPRPFRMINKLVMLVFENAMEIIERREMLREAQKLKVQPTKCFPTAEFQVTGRANCLAVSGKYIFVGLSVGLSAFKVSDCKEVCAWDAVKTEICAIHALDLGNERHVLLAVDEMGLVWLFCFHKESFVLIKILNEVEDISRRSTCVEVVLSPGGDYAGVLLQDSTKAWLEIYRLPKDSWLKEMEKSPGAATGLACRERRSSWTSVKSLELHGDGSAEMESPVSANKADAKLSLPVLLLKVKPPKPVTGSSFKSPLDALKKVDDDSMLGLGYNHLIKDSQWEQQEAIFRSTYRDYLEAEGERESKEEIPRHATFHFLLPSWILQVGPEMKVQPGVPAGISVHWDGSHNFCLYLLNRPLKEKVDSDPKPDVVWPCAAPIACSAVSSCSRYLALACEDATITIWDKHLGYPLSVTAILEERLIRSIYFLRSSAAASNETPCPGTDPACPIVQLLVLCTDSSFYLVKAPRAGKSSITFLADRPEDPNLAVSAVVPVLAFPSAALVFSWDGTVSLMNTDTIQIVYCFSTPPSHAVASPWQPVFTVDTVNWCLLLRGDKQQQADALAQSRASHGTIFLFDFNSYPLKEAFPEEPDLPLKSLQNLPWIERCNIFLRDRQQSLLGLREQLPEYWSRLQAQAAAIDKERQSVKGQKKP, from the exons ATGGCTGTGTATATCCAGAAGCATCCCCTGGAGATTCCTCCACCATCTGAAAAGGACTGGCTAAAGGATGATGAGGAAGATTTCTTCCTGCAGGATCCCGATCGAAAGCGTGATGCGCTGCCTCGGCCCTTCAGGATGATCAACAAACTGGTGATGCTGGTTTTTGAGAATGCTATGGAAATCATTGAAAGAAGGGAGATGCTCCGAGAAGCACAAAAACTAAAGGTCCAGCCCACAAAATGCTTTCCTACAGCTGAATTCCAG GTAACTGGAAGAGCCAATTGCCTTGCGGTGTCTGGAAAATACATCTTTGTGGGTCTGTCCGTGGGTCTGTCTGCCTTCAAGGTATCTGACTGTAAGGAGGTCTGTGCTTGGGATGCAGTCAAGACGGAGATTTGTGCCATCCATGCCTTGGATCTGGGCAATGAGCGCCACGTCCTGCTTGCTGTGGATGAAATGG GGCTCGTCTGGCTCTTCTGCTTTCACAAGGAAAGCTTCGTACTCATTAAAATCCTAAATGAAGTG GAGGATATCAGCAGGCGAAGTACTTGTGTGGAGGTGGTGCTCTCCCCGGGAGGTGATTACGCAGGAGTCCTGCTGCAAG ACAGCACAAAAGCTTGGCTGGAGATCTACCGATTGCCTAAGGATTCCTGGCTGAAGGAGATGGAAAAGAGCCCAGGAGCTGCAACAGGGCTGGCTTGCAGGGAGAGGAGGTCAAGCTGGACATCTGTG AAAAGTCTGGAGCTGCATGGAGACGGTTCTGCAGAGATG GAGTCTCCTGTGTCTGCAAACAAAGCTGATGCAAAGCTGAgtctcccagtgctgctgctgaaagtgAAGCCACCCAAACCCGTTACAG GCAGTAGTTTTAAAAGCCCTTTGGATGCCTTGAAGAAAGTGGATGATGACAGCATGCTTGGCTTGGGGTACAATCACCTAATCAAGGACTCccagtgggagcagcaggaagCAATCTTCCGCAGCACTTACCGGGACTATCTGGAGGCTGAGGGTGAGAGAGAGAGCAAGGAGGAGATCCCCAG acatgctacttttcatttcctcctgcCTAGCTGGATCCTACAGGTGGGACCTGAAATGAAAGTACAGCCAG GTGTTCCAGCTGGCATCAGTGTGCACTGGGATGGAAGCCACAATTTCTGCTTGTACTTACTTAACCGTCCACTCAAGGAGAAAGTGG ACTCTGATCCGAAACCTGATGTTGTGTGGCCGTGTGCAGCTCCAATTGCATGCTCGGCTGTCAGTTCCTGCTCCAGGTACCTGGCACTGGCATGTGAAGATGCAACAATAACTATTTGGGATAAACACCTAG GATACCCACTGTCTGTGACTGCCATTCTAGAGGAACGTCTTATCCGCAGTATCTACTTCCTACGGAGTTCTGCAGCTGCCAGCAATGAGACACCTTGTCCTGGTACAGATCCTGCCTGTCCCATCGTGCAGCTTCTAGTGCTGTGTACAGACAGCTCTTTCTATTTGGTGAAAGCACCCAGGGCTGGGAAGTCCAGCATCACGTTCCTGGCAGACAG GCCTGAAGATCCAAATCTTGCTGTCAGCGCAGTGGTGCCTGTCCTGGCATTCCCCAGTGCG GCCCTGGTCTTCTCCTGGGATGGCACAGTGTCCCTGATGAACACTGACACAATCCAGATTGTTTACTGCTTCAGTACTCCACCTTCTCATGCTGTAGCATCCCCCTGGCAGCCAGTGTTCACAGTGGATACTGTGAATTGGTGCTTGCTACTTCGAG GAGataagcagcagcaggcagatgcATTGGCACAGAGCAGAGCCAGTCATGGCACCATCTTCCTCTTTGACTTCAACTCCTACCCGCTGAAGGAGGCTTTCCCAGAGGAACCAGATTTGCCTCTCAAATCCTTGCAGAACCTGCCATGGATTGAGAGATGTAACATTTTCTTACGTGATAG gcagcagagcctgctgggactcagggagCAGTTGCCTGAGTACTGGAGTCGGCTGCAGGCACAAGCAGCTGCCATAGACAAGGAGAGACAGAGCGTGAAGGGACAGAAGAAGCCGTAG
- the PEX11A gene encoding peroxisomal membrane protein 11A, translated as MEGFVDFTNRSQGRDQLFRATQYTCMLLSYLIEHKADKEKLAMKLKQLESSMSSGRKMFRLGNMVHALVAARRTTQLPDVVPRFCLTASNLTRALYFICDAVLWLKSVGLQPDVDKPKWRNWATKCYYFSLLMNLARDWYEISWRLEQAVQEEKAKEKSFWDKHNQDLNCVKCDGLHGFLLPLFQILKRHPPLLLDLVKNLCDLSGPLDTLGIYKTNPGVIGFCGILSSLVGILTLASPHLKLKQ; from the exons atggagGGCTTCGTGGACTTCACCAACCGCAGCCAGGGCCGCGACCAGCTCTTCCG AGCCACTCAGTACACATGCATGTTGCTTAGCTATTTAATAGAGCATAAGGCTGATAAAGAGAAGCTGGCAATGAAACTCAAGCAGTTGGAATCTAGCATGAGCTCTGGCCGGAAAA TGTTCAGACTGGGCAACATGGTGCACGCCTTGGTAGCAGCCAGGAGAACTACACAGCTGCCAGATGTGGTTCCTCGCTTCTGCCTCACGGCCTCCAACCTGACCCGTGCCCTCTACTTCATCTGCGATGCGGTCCTGTGGTTGAAGAGCGTTGGGCTCCAACCTGACGTCGATAAGCCGAAGTGGCGGAATTGGGCTACCAAGTGTTACTACTTTTCACTCCTGATGAATCTAGCCAGGGACTGGTATGAGATCTCCTGGAGGCTGGAACAAGCtgtacaggaagaaaaggcaaaggagaaatCCTTCTGGGACAAACACAATCAGGATCTAAACTGTGTGAAATGTGACGGGTTGCACGGTTTTCTCCTCCCGCTgtttcaaatactgaaaagacACCCTCCTTTGCTGCTGGACTTGGTGAAGAATCTCTGTGATCTCTCAGGCCCTTTGGATACGCTAGGGATCTACAAGACCAACCCAGGGGTGATTGGTTTCTGTGGCATCCTCTCCTCCCTGGTGGGGATCCTCACATTAGCAAGCCCACATCTGAAGCTGAAACAGTGA
- the PLIN1 gene encoding perilipin-1 encodes MTAKKNQTLQNGSAKENVLQRVLQLPVVSSTCESLQRTYASTKEAHPLMASVCEVYERGVQGASALAMWSMEPVVRRLEPQFAVANDLACRGLDHLEEKIPALQYPVDKLASELKGTISSPLQSARSTIGNSVDKIMELAAEGYEATKSTVETTAKYTRRNSVSQMAAAGVDTALGGLEKLMEYLLPEEDEEADQKPKETRGSAVKVSQQQPSTPSAPSTPSTLGRIGTLVSTVSHRAYQQTTQSLQRAKAKGQELATWIPILGSLAKPSAPEAPRAHSDGQSTTAGWLSQQQSKVPEQKQEKAGKKDNHHTKEAGDSPGLVGSMAHNLQTACASGISSVKKVPAVAWDAAEGLILFTPRRLSKAMETVDALGGTLVSAPKHLLGTLYSYVPLRRQSVKQEEAAGGSKTSPETEQKEEDAKPAAPSAEEKSQLRGDWRLYRGHHPLSFLGLEDPLFLRHNLYRSPAFEPECPLPRKSAFAPYNRRVSEGSYRFSPEAMYSRAYYANVYSPTFKKD; translated from the exons ATGACGGCGAAGAAGAATCAGACTCTGCAGAATGGAAGTGCCAAG GAGAATGTGCTGCAGAGGGTCCTGCAGCTGCCGGTGGTGAGCTCGACCTGCGAAAGCCTCCAGCGGACCTATGCCAGCACCAAGGAGGCCCACCCGCTCATGGCCTCCGTGTGTGAGGTCTACGAGCGGGGCGTGCAGGGTGCCAGCGCCTTGGCCATGTGGAGCATGGAGCCCGTGGTGCGCAGGCTGGAGCCTCAGT TCGCTGTGGCTAACGACCTGGCTTGCCGGGGCTTGGACCACCTGGAGGAGAAGATCCCCGCCCTCCAGTACCCCGTCGACAAG CTCGCGTCTGAACTGAAGGGCACCATCTCCTCCCCACTCCAAAGTGCCAGAAGCACCATTGGCAACTCCGTGGATAAGATCATGGAGCTGGCGGCAGAGGGCTACGAGGCCACCAAGAGCACGGTGGAAACGACAGCAAAGTACACGAGGAGGAACTCGGTGAGCCAGATGGCAGCCGCAGGGGTCGACACGGCCCTGGGAGGGCTGGAGAAGCTGATGGAGTACCTGCTGccagaggaggatgaagaagcag ATCAGAAGCCCAAAGAGACGCGTGGGTCAGCAGTAAAGgtctcccagcagcagcccagcactcccagtgctcccagcactCCCAGCACCCTGGGCCGGATTGGCACCTTGGTTAGCACCGTCTCCCACCGCGCTTACCAACAAACCACCCAAAGCCTCCAGCGTGCCAAAGCCAAAGGGCAGGAGCTGGCCACCTGGATCCCCATCCTG GGCAGCTTGGCCAAGCCAAGCGCCCCCGAGGCGCCGCGGGCCCACAGTGATGGGCAGAGCACCACGGCCGGCTGGCTaagccagcagcagagcaaggTGCCGGAGCAGAAGCAGGAGAAGGCGGGGAAGAAAGACAACCACCACACCAAGGAG GCAGGGGACAGCCCCGGGCTGGTGGGCAGCATGGCTCACAACCTGCAAACCGCCTGTGCCTCCGGCATCTCCAGCGTGAAGAAGGTCCCGGCCGTGGCCTGGGACGCGGCGGAGGGGTTGATCCTCTTCACCCCCCGCAGGCTGTCCAAGGCCATGGAGACGGTGGATGCTCTCGGGGGGACCCTCGTCAGTGCCCCCAAGCATCTGCTGGGCACCCTGTACAGCTACGTGCCG CTCCGCAGGCAGTCGGTGAAGCAAGAGGAGGCGGCCGGGGGCAGCAAGACCAGCCCGGagacagagcagaaggaggaggacgCCAAGCCTGCCGCCCCCTCCGCAGAGGAGAAATCCCAACTGAGGGGCGACTGGCGGCTGTACCGCGGCCATCACCCCCTCTCCTTCCTGGGGCTTGAGGACCCCCTCTTCCTGCGGCACAACCTCTACCGCAGCCCTGCCTTCGAGCCCGAGTGCCCCCTCCCGCGGAAATCCGCCTTTGCCCCCTACAACAGGCGGGTGAGCGAGGGCTCCTACCGCTTCAGCCCCGAGGCCATGTACAGCCGGGCTTACTACGCCAACGTCTACAGCCCTACCTTCAAGAAGGACTGA
- the LOC143164887 gene encoding ras-related and estrogen-regulated growth inhibitor-like protein, protein MGLRLPLRRSASFTPDHPALVEVPGPTALKMEANVLVMGADNVGKSALTVRFLTRRFIGEYGDMEFIYSHNLTVDGREILFHIWDVPNSQEQTEEGSSEEKRIQWADSFVLVYSICDRASFNILPLKIRFIKAAKEGQSQEKVPIVIVGNKRDLHHQRVVSSEEGRLLALSLDCGFYEVSAAEAYHGALMVFHGLAKRIPDTKLALKKGTGIRGIVKTMSAVFARKRTDSL, encoded by the exons ATGGGGCTCCGGCTCCCGCTGCGCCGGAGTGCCAGCTTCACCCCTGACCACCCTGCCCTCGTGGAGGTGCCTGGCCCCACCGCCCTGAAGATGGAAGCGAACGTCCTCGTTATGGGAGCGGACAACGTGGGGAAATCAG CTCTGACTGTGCGTTTCCTCACCCGGCGCTTTATCGGGGAGTACGGAGACATGG AGTTCATCTACAGCCACAACCTGACCGTGGACGGCCGAGAGATTCTCTTCCACATCTGGGATGTCCCCAATTCCCAG gaGCAGACAGAGGAGGGCTCCTCGGAGGAGAAGCGAATCCAGTGGGCAGACAGCTTTGTCCTGGTCTACAGCATCTGCGACCGCGCCAGCTTCAACATCCTGCCCCTCAAAATCCGGTTCATCAAGGCGGCCAAGGAggggcagagccaggagaagGTGCCCATCGTTATTGTGGGCAACAAACGTGACCTACACCATCAACGGGTAGTGTCCAGCGAGGAGGGTCGGCTCCTGGCCCTCTCTTTAGACTGTGGTTTCTACGAGGTCTCTGCAGCTGAGGCTTATCATGGGGCCCTCATGGTCTTCCATGGACTAGCCAAACGCATCCCTGACACCAAACTGGCACTGAAAAAGGGTACGGGGATCCGTGGCATCGTCAAGACGATGTCGGCTGTGTTTGCCCGTAAGCGAACGGATTCCCTCTGA
- the KIF7 gene encoding kinesin-like protein KIF7: MAAEGAAVRVAVRVRPLLPREALRGHRPCLRGDAATGEVALGRRRRFRFAAVLPEAAGQAAVYRACVQPLLRAFFRGFNATVFAYGQTGSGKTYTIGEASVASINEDEQGIIPRAMAETFRLIDENDLIDYTVRVSYLEVYKEEFRDLLQVDTASKDIQIREDDKGNIVLCGVKESEVEGLDEVLSLLEMGNTAKHTGATHVNRQSSRSHTIFTVTMEQRRGAGRLPLHHYHPSVPASGQVLVSKFHFVDLAGSERIVKTGNTGERLKESIQINSGLLALGNVISALGDPRRKSSHIPYRDSKITRILKDSLGGNAQTVMIACVSPSSSDFDESLNTLNYASRAQNIQNKAIVNCRKETEHVEELHLQIKNLQKALEQRHRSETRIINRSATAKRCAPDPTARLLAECAHYRTCTDAAYRLLMELQEDSNLTVEQILRVKEWLCTVESERSELTSAGLDSGIESTSAEDQSPEAQGSKLAKAQVNNEKGCESIKDEQVAKLQRQVERLEEENRDFLAALEDAMEQYKLQSDKLQEQQGKISELHVRLEMAMPNLCVPGLLENLRLVTAGQRPHTAPLDAAPSHGLSRVPSGLLPAEQSGRALCRKQLDSNPSFQEEDLAGWHLNHAQCPTGNPEIKAVVLRRELSRDSEKPAELSSGEEEEEEWEQKRSLSQRRNGIQSWSKKEICKLSEEPSGGNAPSIQEEQPELSKEVCRRRELLLGPWECLPGKDSEWRLVQAQQKIRELAINIRMKEELITELIKTGKDAQALNRQYCQKISELEQEAEQVRAELSDSQKQLQELEGKEPWDPGEKRKLQEYRTRVAAAQSKARVLCKKKQATERLVSLSAQSEKRVQELERNIQLMRRQQGQLQRRLREESEQKRRLETEVNKRQHQVKELELKHEQHQKILRIKTEEIAAFQRKRRSGSNGSVISLEQQQKIEEQKKWLDMEMDKVLEQRRALDELEDELRKREAIVAKKEALLQEKNGLESKRLRSSQALTDDIVRVSSRLEHLEKELTEKNGQLRHGSAHDQQQIRQEINNLRQEKDQLLKQRLELDNKLRQGTLLSPEEERILFQLDEAIEALDAAIEYKNESITCRQRVLRASASLLSQCEMNLMAKLSYLSSSETRALLCKYFDKVVTLREDQHRQHIAFSELEMQLEEQQQLVYWLEVAVERQRLEMDRQLTLQQKEHEQNMQLLLQQSREHMDEGLASSKLQYEARIQVLEKELSRYMWANQELNQRLSNMNLHPGQTKAGTERSIHGAGDRAPPALGTCEESSLGEQPVPLAVTEESHRVRDESRDLVHAPLPSTWRRSSLPNDSPGDLRHREAEHLPRAGQPHEVHPPRSLAPASKPRRELRRASLNVTPVPYHPAMIDVRKNPL; the protein is encoded by the exons atGGCGGCGGAGGGGGCGGCGGTGCGGGTGGCGGTGCGGGTGCGGCCGCTGCTGCCCCGGGAGGCGCTGCGGGGGCACCGGCCCTGCCTGCGGGGCGACGCCGCCACCGGCGAGGTGGCgctgggccgccgccgccgcttccgctTCGCCGCCGTGCTGCCCgaggcggcggggcaggcggccGTCTACCGGGCCTGCGTCCAGCCGCTGCTGCGGGCCTTCTTCCGCGGCTTCAACGCCACCGTCTTCGCCTACGGGCAGACCGGCTCCGGCAAGACCTACACCATCGGGGAGGCCAGCGTCG CTTCCATCAATGAAGATGAGCAGGGCATCATCCCACGAGCCATGGCCGAGACCTTCAGGCTTATCGATGAGAACGACCTGATCGACTACACGGTCCGAGTGTCCTACCTGGAGGTGTACAAGGAGGAGTTTCGGGACTTGCTGCAGGTGGATACAGCCAGCAAAGACATCCAGATCCGGGAGGATGACAAGGGGAACATTG TGCTCTGCGGCGTGAAGGAGTCAGAAGTGGAAGGGCTGGACGAGGTGCTGAGCCTGCTGGAGATGGGGAACACAGCCAAGCACACGGGAGCTACCCACGTCAACAGGCAGTCGAGCCGCTCGCACACCATCTTCACAGTGACCATGGAACagcggcgcggggccggccgcCTCCCCCTGCACCACTACCacccctctgtccctgcctcGGGCCAGGTCCTCGTTTCCAAGTTTCACTTTGTGGACCTGGCGGGCTCAGAGCGAATTGTGAAGACGGGAAACACAGGGGAGAGGCTGAAGGAGAGTATCCAGATCAACAGTGGCCTCCTGGCCTTGGGCAACGTCATCAGTGCCTTGGGAGACCCTCGCAGGAAGAGCAGCCACATCCCCTACAGGGACTCCAAAATCACCAG GATCCTGAAAGACTCTCTGGGGGGGAATGCCCAGACCGTGATGATAGCCTGTGTCAGCCCATCCTCCTCTGACTTCGATGAGAGCCTCAATACACTGAACTATGCCAGCCGGGCGCAAAACATCCAGAACAAGGCCATCGTGAACTGCCGCAAGGAGACGGAACACGTCGAAGAGCTTCACCTGCAGATAAAGAACCTGCAGAAGGCACTGGAACAGCGGCACCGCTCCGAGACCCGTATCATCAACCGCTCGGCCACCGCCAAACGATGCGCGCCAGACCCCACGGCTCGGCTGCTGGCGGAGTGCGCGCATTACCGGACCTGCACCGACGCCGCGTACCGGCTGCTgatggagctgcaggaggacagtAACCTGACGGTGGAGCAGATCCTGCGGGTTAAGGAGTGGCTGTGCACGGTGGAGAGCGAAAGGAGCGAGCTGACCTCGGCCGGGCTGGATAGCGGCATCGAGAGCACCTCCGCGGAAGACCAGAGCCCCGAGGCACAAGGCTCAAAGCTGGCAAAAGCCCAG GTGAACAACGAGAAGGGGTGTGAGTCCATCAAAGACGAGCAGGTGGCCAAACTGCAGAGGCAAGTGGAGCGCCTGGAGGAGGAGAACCGTGATTTCCTGGCTGCCCTGGAGGATGCCATGGAGCAGTATAAGCTGCAG AGCGAcaagctgcaggagcagcagggtaAGATCTCAGAGCTGCACGTGCGCTTGGAGATGGCAATGCCAAACCTGTGTGTGCCAGGACTTCTGGAAAACCTTCGCCTGGTGACCGCTGGCCAGAGACCTCACACGGCCCcgctggatgcagccccgtccCATGGGCTCAGCCGGGTTCCCTCAGGGCTCCTTCCTGCCGAGCAGAGTGGAAGAGCCCTTTGCAGGAAG cagctcgACAGCAACCCCTCCTtccaggaggaggacctggcagGCTGGCACCTGAACCACGCGCAGTGCCCGACCGGCAATCCAGAGATCAAAGCCGTGGTGCTGAGGAGGGAGCTCAGCCGGGACTCAGAGAAGCCAGCAGAGCTGTCctcaggagaggaggaggaggaggagtgggaacaGAAACGGTCCCTGTCCCAGCGCCG AAACGGGATCCAAAGTTGGAGCAAGAAAGAGATTTGCAAGTTGAGCGAGGAGCCCAGTGGAGGCAATGCCCCCTCAATTCAGGAGGAGCAGCCGGAGCTGTCAAAAG AGGTCTGCAGGAGGCGGGAGCTGCTGCTCGGTCCCTGGGAGTGCCTGCCAGGGAAGGACTCCGAGTGGAGGCTGGTGCAAGCACAGCAGAAGATCCGAGAGCTGGCAATCAACATCCGCATGAAGGAGGAGCTGATCACGGAGCTCATTAAGACAg GCAAGGACGCCCAGGCTCTGAACAGGCAGTACTGCCAGAAGATCAGCgagctggagcaggaggcagagcaggTGCGGGCAGAGCTGAGCGACAGCCAAAAacagctccaggagctggagggCAAAGAGCCATGGGACCCCGGGGAGAAGCGCAAGCTGCAGGAGTACCGCACACGCGTGGCAGCCGCACAGAGCAAGGCACGG GTTCTGTGCAAGAAGAAGCAGGCAACGGAGAGGCTGGTGTCGCTCTCGGCCCAGAGCGAGAAGCGAgtgcaggagctggagaggaACATTCAGCTGATGCGGcggcagcagggccagctgcagCGCCGGCTGCGGGAGGAGAGCGAGCAGAAACGGCGGCTGGAGACGGAGGTGAATAAGCGGCAGCACCAAGTCAAG GAACTGGAACTGAAGCACGAGCAGCACCAGAAAATCCTGCGCATCAAAACAGAGGAAATAGCAGCTTTCCAGAGGAAGCGGCGCAGCGGCAGCAACGGCTCCGTGATCAGCCTTGAGCAGCAGCAG AAAATTGAGGAACAGAAGAAGTGGCTGGATATGGAGATGGATAAAGTTCTCGAGCAGCGCCGGGCCCTGGATGAGCTGGAAGATGAGCTGCGGAAGCGGGAAGCTATTGTGGCCAAAAAGGAagccctgctgcaggagaagaaTGGCCTGGAGAGCAAAAGACTGCGCTCCAGCCAG GCCCTGACAGATGACATAGTGCGTGTGTCCAGCCGTCTGGAGCACCTGGAAAAGGAGCTGACTGAGAAGAACGGGCAGCTGCGTCACGGCAGTGCCCACGACCAGCAGCAGATCCGCCAGGAGATCAACAACCTGCGCCAGGAGAAGGACCAGCTGCTCAAACAGAGGTTGGAGCTCGACAACAAGCTGCGTCAGGGCACCCTGCTGTCCCCAGAG gaaGAACGGATCTTGTTCCAGCTGGACGAGGCAATTGAGGCTCTGGACGCAGCCATCGAGTACAAGAACGAGTCCATCACATGCAGGCAACGAGTCCTGCGGGCCTCGGCCAGCCTGCTGTCCCAGTGTGAGATGAACCTCATGGCCAAGCTCAGCTACCTCTCCTCCTCTGAGACCCGAGCTCTGCTCTGCAAGTACTTTGACAAG GTGGTGACGCTGCGAGAGGATCAGCACAGGCAGCACATTGCCTTCTCGGAGCTGGAgatgcagctggaggagcagcagcagctggtgtaCTGGCTGGAGGTGGCCGTGGAGCGCCAGCGCCTGGAGATGGACCGCCAGCTCACCCTGCAGCAGAAGGAGCACGAGCAGAACATGCAGCTACTGCTCCAGCAGAGCCGTG AGCACATGGATGAGGGGCTGGCCAGCAGCAAGCTGCAGTACGAGGCGAGGATTCAGGTGCTAGAAAAGGAGCTGAGCCGTTATATGTGGGCAAACCAGGAGCTGAACCAGAGGCTGAGTAACATGAACCTCCATCCTGGACAGACCAAAG CAGGGACGGAGAGAAGCATTcacggggctggggacagggctccCCCTGCGCTCGGGACCTGCGAGGAATCCAGCCTTGGGGAACAGCCTGTACCTCTGGCCGTCACTGAAGAAAGCCATCGGGTCAGGGATGAGAGCAGGGACCTGGTGCACGCCCCTTTGCCATCGACGTGGAGGCGTTCCTCCCTGCCCAACG